Proteins from one Methanococcus maripaludis C5 genomic window:
- the wtpA gene encoding tungstate ABC transporter substrate-binding protein WtpA: MNKKSLNIVVMFGILMILAFSGCVDQNASESTSEDTTPKILKIFHAGSLAVPFGEYESLYEAEYPNVDVQREAAGSVACVRKITELNKTAEILASADYTLIPDMMMPDYADWYVMVAKNEIVIAYTENSQYYDEITTENWYEIFQRGGVKYGFSSPNDDPCGYRTQMVVQLAETAYGDSTIYDDLMLENSNFEVDENADGTYLVRSPASIEVNEEKVFMRSKEVDLLGPLETGAFDYLFIYKSVANQHNLSYIELPAEINLGSYANADDYAKASIILEGQNSTILAKPIVYGMTVPSNAEDYEEGVNFVKTVLENPDVFENAGQPVISPAIAVGNVPDELSDLVTMG; the protein is encoded by the coding sequence TTGAATAAAAAATCATTAAATATCGTTGTAATGTTCGGGATTTTAATGATCCTCGCATTCAGCGGATGTGTAGACCAAAATGCTTCTGAATCCACTTCAGAAGACACAACTCCAAAAATATTAAAAATATTCCACGCAGGGAGCCTTGCAGTTCCTTTCGGAGAATATGAATCATTATATGAAGCCGAATATCCTAATGTGGACGTTCAAAGAGAAGCTGCAGGCAGTGTTGCTTGTGTTAGAAAAATTACAGAACTAAATAAAACTGCAGAAATATTGGCATCTGCGGATTATACATTAATCCCCGACATGATGATGCCAGATTATGCAGACTGGTATGTAATGGTTGCAAAAAACGAAATTGTTATTGCATATACTGAAAACAGCCAGTACTACGATGAAATTACTACAGAAAACTGGTATGAAATTTTCCAAAGAGGTGGTGTAAAATACGGTTTCTCAAGCCCTAATGATGACCCATGTGGTTACAGAACCCAAATGGTTGTACAACTTGCAGAAACAGCTTACGGAGATTCAACAATCTACGACGACTTGATGCTTGAAAATTCAAACTTTGAAGTTGATGAAAATGCAGACGGAACTTACCTTGTAAGAAGCCCTGCATCAATTGAAGTTAACGAAGAAAAAGTATTCATGAGAAGCAAAGAAGTAGACCTTTTAGGTCCTTTAGAAACTGGTGCATTCGATTATTTATTTATCTACAAGAGTGTTGCAAACCAGCACAATTTATCATACATCGAACTTCCTGCTGAAATTAACCTCGGAAGCTATGCAAATGCAGATGATTATGCTAAAGCAAGCATAATTTTAGAAGGTCAAAACAGTACGATTCTTGCAAAACCAATCGTTTACGGAATGACTGTACCTTCAAATGCAGAAGACTATGAAGAAGGAGTTAATTTTGTAAAAACAGTATTGGAAAACCCAGATGTATTTGAAAATGCAGGACAACCAGTAATTAGCCCAGCAATAGCTGTTGGAAATGTTCCTGATGAATTAAGTGACTTAGTCACTATGGGATAA
- the modA gene encoding molybdate ABC transporter substrate-binding protein, whose product MKKILVLGIVGILLLTCFAGCTDNSADTGSEKIYDGKTLRLCCGAGLMKPMNEIIANFENETGAKVQVHYGGSAEVFGVLTTTGECDVFIPGAYKYTEDAMKAGYILNDTVLMVVYHVPVIAVPEGNPKNVTCLEDLTREDVSVVLGDPQACAIGKTAKSICEKNGIWEDVNSNVEVFTPTVNQLLIYEATGQADATIIWEDMVTWAESEGKIVVIQIPKDQNTIKTIPTAVTTMAEDVEVAKAFNDYVISEESLGLWQKWGFNPCN is encoded by the coding sequence TTGAAAAAAATATTGGTGCTAGGAATTGTTGGAATTTTACTTCTAACATGTTTTGCAGGCTGTACTGATAATTCAGCAGATACAGGCTCTGAAAAGATATACGATGGTAAAACATTAAGATTATGCTGTGGAGCAGGTTTAATGAAACCTATGAATGAAATAATTGCTAACTTTGAAAATGAAACTGGAGCAAAAGTTCAGGTTCACTACGGTGGAAGCGCTGAAGTATTCGGTGTTTTAACCACAACCGGTGAATGTGACGTATTTATTCCAGGCGCATACAAATATACTGAAGATGCAATGAAAGCTGGATACATATTAAATGACACTGTTTTAATGGTGGTCTACCACGTTCCAGTTATTGCAGTTCCTGAAGGAAATCCTAAAAATGTAACGTGTCTTGAAGATTTAACAAGAGAAGATGTATCAGTTGTTTTAGGAGACCCACAAGCATGTGCTATTGGAAAAACTGCTAAAAGCATATGCGAAAAGAACGGGATATGGGAAGATGTAAATTCAAATGTTGAAGTTTTCACCCCTACCGTAAACCAGCTTTTAATATACGAAGCAACAGGACAGGCAGATGCAACCATTATATGGGAAGACATGGTTACATGGGCAGAATCAGAAGGAAAAATTGTAGTTATTCAAATACCAAAAGATCAAAATACCATCAAAACAATCCCAACTGCAGTTACCACTATGGCAGAGGATGTTGAAGTTGCAAAAGCTTTCAATGATTATGTAATCTCAGAAGAATCATTGGGACTCTGGCAGAAGTGGGGTTTTAACCCATGCAACTAA
- a CDS encoding NAD(P)-binding protein: MKIGIIGAGLGGLLSGAILSKEHSVTIYEKLPFVGGRFTNIPYKGFQLTTGALHMIPHGNDGYLAQTLRRAGSDVKIVNSEPDGYFRVNGKNHEYKDIFGLVNTKEKLKGLKLAASLKLGKIDKNIPFGEFLEDIPLALAVGNSFSGWALSLNAYDTPMSEIMEISKLYHKFGGPGIPVGGCKGVTDSLVEIINKNGGKIYTNHAVEKIEVEENSAFIDSEQFDIVISNASPKLTEKMSNIKFIEKEPVPSKGIKINVASKSSLVDGASVIFTTDCERINGLNQPSNVDRSLAKEDYNLIMLHATQIKNNTKEEINLALNDIESLFGGKDYEIISIQSYGNGWPVNHASNGTDLNPIVRDNLLLVGDGVKGVGGIEVEGVAMSVIAVLNHIEKLKK, translated from the coding sequence ATGAAAATTGGAATTATTGGAGCGGGCCTTGGAGGCCTATTAAGCGGTGCAATTTTATCAAAAGAACACTCCGTTACAATTTACGAAAAACTTCCATTTGTTGGGGGCAGATTTACAAATATTCCATACAAAGGGTTTCAATTAACTACCGGGGCACTTCACATGATACCTCACGGAAACGACGGGTATTTAGCACAAACACTTCGAAGAGCTGGAAGTGATGTAAAAATAGTAAATTCAGAACCTGATGGATACTTCAGAGTAAATGGGAAAAATCACGAATATAAGGATATTTTTGGACTCGTTAATACAAAAGAAAAATTAAAAGGATTGAAACTTGCTGCAAGCCTTAAACTTGGAAAAATTGATAAAAATATACCATTTGGTGAATTTTTAGAAGATATTCCTCTTGCCCTTGCGGTTGGAAACTCTTTTAGCGGTTGGGCTTTGAGTTTAAATGCTTACGACACCCCTATGTCAGAAATTATGGAAATAAGTAAGTTATACCATAAATTTGGAGGCCCGGGAATTCCAGTTGGCGGTTGTAAAGGCGTTACCGATAGCCTTGTTGAAATAATCAATAAAAACGGCGGGAAAATCTACACAAATCATGCGGTAGAAAAAATCGAAGTTGAAGAAAATAGTGCATTTATTGATTCAGAGCAGTTTGATATAGTAATAAGCAATGCATCTCCAAAATTAACTGAAAAAATGTCAAACATTAAATTCATTGAAAAAGAACCAGTTCCTTCAAAAGGAATAAAAATAAACGTTGCAAGTAAATCGAGTCTTGTAGATGGTGCAAGTGTCATATTTACAACGGATTGCGAAAGAATTAATGGTTTAAACCAGCCTTCAAATGTTGACAGGAGTTTAGCAAAGGAAGACTATAATTTAATAATGCTTCATGCAACTCAAATCAAAAATAACACTAAAGAAGAAATAAACCTTGCTTTAAATGATATTGAATCATTATTTGGTGGAAAAGACTATGAAATAATATCCATTCAAAGTTACGGTAATGGTTGGCCTGTAAATCATGCTTCAAATGGAACTGACTTAAATCCAATCGTTAGGGATAACTTATTACTTGTTGGAGATGGTGTAAAAGGAGTCGGCGGAATTGAAGTTGAAGGTGTAGCAATGAGTGTTATTGCAGTTTTAAACCATATTGAAAAATTAAAAAAATAA
- a CDS encoding proteasome-activating nucleotidase: MSYPDDYSTDIEKNKMDLKEFKEKTQIAELESKVLRLELKNKDISRENVQIKKENEILKRELDKLRIPPLILGTILDRVNERKAVVKSSTGPNFLVNLSQFVDPDDIVPGARVCLNQQTLAIVEVLPKEKDYRAMAMEIEEKPDISFEDIGGLNNQIRDIKEVVELPLKNPELFEKVGIVPPKGVLLYGPPGTGKTLLAKAVAYETNASFVRVVGSELVKKFIGEGAKLVRDVFKLAKEKSPCIIFIDEIDAVASKRTESLTGGDREVQRTLMQLLAEMDGFDSRGDVKIIAATNRPDILDPAILRPGRFDRIIEISMPDEDGRLDILKIHTEKMNLKGVDLREVAKIAENMVGADLKAVCTEAGMFAIREEREFIKMDDFREAITKITGKKEKCSYDMPQLTVMYG, from the coding sequence ATGAGTTACCCAGATGATTATTCCACAGATATAGAAAAAAATAAAATGGATTTAAAAGAATTTAAAGAAAAAACTCAGATTGCAGAGTTAGAAAGCAAAGTTTTGAGATTGGAATTAAAAAATAAAGATATTAGTAGAGAGAATGTACAAATTAAAAAAGAAAATGAAATATTAAAGCGAGAACTTGATAAATTAAGAATTCCTCCCTTAATACTTGGTACAATACTCGATAGAGTAAATGAAAGAAAAGCAGTTGTTAAAAGTTCTACGGGGCCAAATTTCCTTGTAAATCTTTCACAATTTGTAGATCCTGACGATATCGTTCCAGGAGCAAGAGTTTGTTTAAATCAGCAGACTTTAGCAATTGTAGAAGTACTTCCTAAAGAAAAAGACTACCGAGCTATGGCAATGGAAATTGAGGAAAAACCAGACATTTCCTTTGAAGATATCGGTGGTTTGAACAACCAGATAAGAGATATTAAAGAAGTAGTAGAACTCCCACTTAAAAACCCTGAATTATTCGAAAAAGTGGGTATCGTTCCACCAAAAGGAGTATTGCTTTACGGCCCACCAGGAACTGGAAAAACACTTCTTGCAAAAGCTGTTGCATACGAAACCAACGCATCATTCGTTAGGGTTGTTGGTTCAGAACTCGTCAAAAAATTCATCGGTGAAGGTGCAAAACTTGTAAGGGATGTGTTCAAACTTGCAAAAGAGAAATCACCTTGCATTATATTTATTGATGAAATCGATGCAGTTGCAAGCAAAAGAACTGAATCGCTAACTGGTGGAGACAGAGAAGTTCAAAGAACTTTAATGCAGCTTCTTGCAGAAATGGATGGTTTTGATTCAAGAGGAGATGTAAAAATCATCGCTGCAACGAACAGGCCAGACATTTTAGATCCTGCAATACTCAGACCTGGAAGATTTGATAGAATCATTGAAATTTCAATGCCTGATGAAGATGGAAGACTCGACATCTTGAAAATCCACACTGAAAAAATGAACCTTAAAGGTGTGGATTTAAGAGAAGTTGCAAAAATTGCAGAAAATATGGTCGGTGCTGACTTAAAAGCGGTATGTACTGAAGCAGGTATGTTTGCAATAAGAGAAGAAAGAGAATTCATCAAAATGGATGACTTTAGAGAAGCTATCACAAAAATTACCGGTAAAAAAGAAAAATGCAGTTACGACATGCCACAATTAACCGTAATGTACGGATAA
- a CDS encoding multiprotein bridging factor aMBF1, with protein MQCELCGKEVKDIIKTRVEGVEMNVCEACAKFGMSPKGYSRKPKAVFKNNEKKPKQAKRPRRDMFDNLKTLVEDYGSLVKEAREKKNMTLEELSRAVGIKESLIHKIERNEIEPEEKYVKILEKALGISFYEEGDLNYESSSDDGDFTLGDFIKVKNRK; from the coding sequence ATGCAATGCGAACTCTGCGGAAAAGAGGTTAAGGATATCATTAAAACAAGAGTAGAAGGCGTAGAAATGAATGTTTGCGAGGCTTGCGCAAAGTTTGGAATGTCGCCTAAAGGATATTCTAGGAAACCAAAGGCAGTATTCAAAAATAATGAGAAAAAACCAAAACAAGCTAAAAGGCCTAGAAGGGACATGTTTGATAATTTAAAAACTCTGGTCGAAGATTACGGATCTCTTGTAAAAGAAGCAAGGGAAAAGAAAAACATGACCTTAGAAGAACTTTCAAGAGCTGTTGGAATTAAAGAATCCCTTATCCATAAAATAGAAAGAAATGAAATTGAGCCTGAGGAAAAATACGTAAAAATCCTTGAAAAAGCACTTGGAATTTCGTTCTACGAAGAAGGAGATCTCAACTACGAATCAAGCAGTGATGATGGTGATTTTACACTTGGGGACTTCATTAAAGTTAAAAACAGAAAATAA
- a CDS encoding ABC transporter permease — protein sequence MQLINFKKMSIFLTFSFTFLLFLSISSLILVPKFEDVFAALFHPEMIYSLKVSLYSSLLSTAFVLGFSIPTGYAISRYSFPGKNVVKAILDLPIAFPELVLGLALLLLFGQTFIGDILEFFGIKVVFTKLGIVVAQIFTALPYAIRIVCSTFQDINPRYELVSRSLGYSEFETFKNVTLPMARSGIFASSIIAFARCMGTFGTVLMLAGGTYMYTETLPITLYLNMSYGNLGMAISSGIVLLMISFIAILIFEKYEGGKF from the coding sequence ATGCAACTAATTAATTTTAAAAAAATGTCAATTTTTCTGACATTTTCATTTACATTTTTACTTTTTTTATCGATAAGTTCACTCATTCTAGTTCCGAAGTTTGAAGATGTTTTTGCAGCGTTATTTCATCCAGAAATGATCTATTCTCTTAAAGTATCGTTGTATTCCTCATTACTTTCAACAGCATTCGTTTTAGGATTTTCAATTCCTACAGGCTATGCGATATCTAGATACTCGTTTCCAGGAAAAAATGTAGTAAAAGCAATACTTGATTTACCAATAGCTTTTCCAGAGCTTGTTTTAGGGCTTGCACTCTTACTTTTATTCGGTCAGACATTTATTGGAGACATTTTAGAATTTTTTGGAATAAAAGTAGTATTTACCAAACTAGGAATAGTTGTAGCCCAGATTTTTACAGCACTTCCTTATGCGATAAGGATTGTATGTTCTACTTTTCAGGATATTAATCCAAGATATGAACTCGTTTCAAGGAGTCTTGGATACAGCGAGTTTGAAACTTTTAAAAATGTTACCCTCCCAATGGCAAGAAGCGGGATTTTTGCTTCATCGATAATCGCGTTTGCAAGGTGCATGGGTACGTTTGGAACAGTTTTGATGCTTGCCGGCGGTACGTACATGTACACAGAAACGCTTCCAATAACTTTGTACCTAAACATGTCATATGGGAACCTCGGGATGGCAATTTCAAGCGGAATTGTGCTTCTAATGATATCCTTTATCGCAATATTGATATTTGAGAAATACGAAGGAGGGAAATTTTGA
- a CDS encoding ATP-binding cassette domain-containing protein, producing the protein MSFVKVENLNINLGEFKLEDVNLSVEKGDYVTIIGPTGSGKSILLETALGFYTPETGKIFLEEKEITGLDPEKRNISIIYQDYALFPHMTVYENIEYGLKKKLKDKKVIKEEILQITKLLGIDHLLNRKPETLSGGEMQRASIARGLIIKPKILFMDEPFSALDVKTKEKIRILVKTAIKKYGTTVLHVTHDFDDIWSLADKVLIMKGGRVYQYGTPEDVFSNPSSEIVADFVGTNILDSKVEEVLGDISVLDVSGVKMYSSDIAEVGENVKLSIRPENIIVALKCFDSSAKNVFNGKVTEIQKRGHLVWLTLDIGGVDLKVLVTPNSLEALEIEENKILCVMFKATGVKIIR; encoded by the coding sequence TTGAGTTTCGTTAAAGTTGAAAACTTAAATATCAATCTGGGCGAGTTTAAGTTAGAGGACGTTAATTTAAGCGTTGAAAAAGGAGATTATGTAACAATAATCGGGCCAACTGGTAGCGGAAAATCCATACTCTTAGAAACTGCGCTTGGATTTTATACTCCTGAAACTGGAAAGATATTTTTGGAAGAAAAAGAGATAACAGGTTTAGATCCTGAAAAAAGGAATATAAGCATAATTTATCAAGATTATGCACTGTTTCCACACATGACAGTTTACGAAAATATCGAATACGGTCTTAAAAAGAAATTGAAGGATAAAAAAGTCATAAAAGAAGAAATCCTTCAGATAACAAAACTTCTCGGAATCGATCATCTGTTAAACCGAAAACCCGAAACCCTTAGTGGTGGAGAAATGCAAAGGGCATCCATTGCAAGAGGGCTTATCATAAAGCCAAAAATCCTTTTTATGGATGAACCTTTCAGTGCATTGGACGTTAAAACAAAAGAAAAGATAAGAATACTCGTTAAAACTGCAATAAAAAAATATGGAACGACAGTACTTCATGTAACTCACGATTTTGATGATATATGGAGTCTTGCAGATAAAGTTTTGATAATGAAGGGCGGGAGAGTTTACCAGTACGGAACTCCTGAAGACGTATTTTCAAACCCTTCATCTGAAATAGTTGCAGATTTTGTTGGTACAAACATTCTTGATTCAAAAGTGGAAGAGGTACTGGGGGACATTTCAGTTTTGGATGTTTCAGGAGTAAAGATGTATTCTTCAGATATTGCAGAAGTTGGCGAGAATGTAAAATTATCAATTAGGCCTGAAAATATAATCGTTGCTTTGAAGTGTTTTGACAGCTCTGCAAAAAACGTATTCAATGGAAAAGTTACCGAAATTCAAAAAAGAGGCCATTTGGTCTGGTTAACATTGGATATTGGCGGTGTTGATCTAAAAGTGCTTGTTACACCAAATTCTCTTGAAGCTTTGGAAATTGAAGAAAATAAAATATTATGTGTAATGTTCAAAGCAACAGGCGTTAAAATAATAAGATAA